In Gammaproteobacteria bacterium, a single window of DNA contains:
- a CDS encoding DUF202 domain-containing protein — protein sequence MIENFTNHAANERTYLAWIRTAIAIMALGFVIEKFDLFLVYLSRRIGAGETPSSSAQAEIVGLVLILLSLGILLGATVRFLLLKRRIDDPAPKAYASSLTNVILALLLTLLCVFVLVFLYHQIAL from the coding sequence ATGATCGAAAACTTCACCAATCACGCGGCAAACGAACGCACTTATCTAGCCTGGATCCGGACCGCGATTGCCATCATGGCGCTGGGTTTCGTCATCGAGAAATTCGACCTCTTCCTGGTGTACCTGTCCCGAAGGATCGGCGCGGGGGAAACCCCCTCGAGTTCAGCGCAGGCCGAGATCGTCGGACTCGTCCTGATACTGTTGTCGCTCGGCATCCTTTTGGGCGCAACGGTCCGTTTTCTGCTCCTCAAGCGGCGGATTGACGATCCGGCCCCCAAGGCCTATGCGTCCTCGCTGACCAATGTCATCCTGGCGCTGTTGCTGACGCTGCTCTGCGTCTTCGTCCTGGTTTTCCTGTATCACCAGATCGCCTTGTGA
- a CDS encoding GlsB/YeaQ/YmgE family stress response membrane protein — protein sequence MVGGYIVALLGASGNGGILGSFVAALAGALLLIWLSNLIKK from the coding sequence ATGGTCGGCGGCTATATCGTCGCCCTGCTCGGGGCCAGCGGTAACGGAGGCATTCTCGGGTCATTCGTCGCCGCACTGGCCGGTGCACTGCTGCTGATATGGCTGTCCAATCTGATCAAGAAATAG
- a CDS encoding DUF2173 family protein, with protein sequence MVDLDRLLQLAGAVAAGEFSVGGSLIDYKGEFDKETARSLSMLCAANTLLARTQVDTASKVTQLNLTPLKGWTMSGGDFTICVMGEIGVIVLTDKADFNEVHKVLTEEATFI encoded by the coding sequence ATGGTCGATCTGGACAGGCTGCTGCAACTCGCCGGTGCGGTGGCTGCTGGAGAATTTAGTGTCGGCGGCTCCCTGATCGACTACAAGGGCGAGTTCGACAAGGAGACGGCCAGGTCACTTTCCATGTTGTGCGCCGCCAATACACTGCTCGCGAGGACGCAGGTCGACACCGCATCCAAGGTGACCCAACTGAATTTGACCCCCCTGAAGGGATGGACGATGTCCGGGGGTGATTTCACAATCTGCGTCATGGGTGAAATCGGCGTAATCGTCCTCACCGACAAGGCGGACTTCAACGAAGTTCACAAGGTGTTGACAGAAGAGGCGACCTTTATCTAG